A DNA window from Choloepus didactylus isolate mChoDid1 chromosome 9, mChoDid1.pri, whole genome shotgun sequence contains the following coding sequences:
- the LOC119544345 gene encoding COP9 signalosome complex subunit 4 isoform X1 codes for MAAAVRQDLAQLMNSSGSHKDLAGKYRQILEKAIQLSGAEQLEALKAFVEAMVNENVSLVISRQLLTDFCTHLPNLPDSTAKEIYHFTLEKIQPRVISFEEQVASIRQHLASIYEKEEDWRNAAQVLVGIPLETGQKQYNVDYKLETYLKIARLYLEDDDPVQAEAYINRASLLQNESTNEQLQIHYKVCYARVLDYRRKFIEAAQRYNELSYKTIVHESERLEALKHALHCTILASAGQQRSRMLATLFKDERCQQLAAYGILEKMYLDRIIRGNQLQEFAAMLMPHQKATTADGSSILDRAVIEHNLLSASKLYNNITFEELGALLEIPAAKAEKIASQMITEGRMNGFIDQIDGIVHFETREALPTWDKQIQSLCFQVNNLLEKISQTAPEWTAQAMEAQMAQ; via the coding sequence ATGGCGGCAGCCGTGCGGCAGGATTTGGCTCAGCTCATGAATTCAAGCGGCTCTCATAAAGATCTGGCGGGCAAGTATCGTCAGATCCTGGAAAAAGCTATTCAGTTATCTGGGGCAGAACAACTTGAAGCTTTGAAAGCCTTCGTGGAAGCAATGGTAAATGAGAATGTCAGCCTCGTGATCTCTCGACAGTTACTGACGGATTTCTGCACACATCTCCCTAACCTGCCGGACAGCACAGCCAAAGAAATATATCATTTCACCCTGGAAAAGATTCAGCCTCGAGTCATTTCGTTTGAGGAACAGGTTGCTTCAATAAGACAGCATCTTGCATCCATATATGAGAAAGAAGAAGATTGGAGAAATGCAGCTCAAGTGTTGGTGGGAATTCCTTTGGAAACAGGACAAAAACAGTACAATGTAGATTATAAACTGGAGACTTACCTGAAGATTGCTAGACTATATCTGGAGGATGATGATCCAGTCCAGGCAGAAGCTTACATAAATCGAGCATCATTGCTTCAGAATGAGTCGACTAATGAACAGTTACAGATACATTATAAGGTGTGCTATGCCCGTGTTCTTGATTATAGAAGAAAATTCATTGAAGCTGCGCAAAGGTACAATGAGCTCTCTTACAAGACAATAGTCCACGAAAGTGAAAGACTAGAGGCCTTAAAACATGCTTTGCACTGTACCATCCTAGCATCAGCAGGACAGCAGCGTTCTCGAATGCTAGCTACTCTTTTTAAGGATGAAAGGTGTCAGCAACTTGCTGCTTATGGGATCCTAGAGAAAATGTACCTAGATAGAATCATCAGAGGAAATCAACTTCAGGAATTTGCTGCCATGCTGATGCCCCACCAAAAAGCAACTACAGCTGATGGTTCCAGCATCTTGGACAGAGCTGTTATTGAACACAATTTATTGTCTGCAagcaaattatataataatattactTTTGAAGAACTTGGAGCTCTTTTAGAGATCCCTGCAGCTAAGGCAGAAAAGATAGCATCTCAAATGATAACAGAAGGACGTATGAATGGATTTATTGATCAGATTGATGGAATAGTTCATTTTGAAACACGAGAAGCCCTACCAACATGGGATAAACAGATACAATCACTTTGTTTCCAAGTGAATAACCTTTTGGAGAAAATCAGTCAGACAGCACCAGAATGGACAGCACAAGCCATGGAAGCCCAAATGGCTCAGTGA
- the LOC119544345 gene encoding COP9 signalosome complex subunit 4 isoform X2, which translates to MAAAVRQDLAQLMNSSGSHKDLAGKYRQILEKAIQLSGAEQLEALKAFVEAMVNENVSLVISRQLLTDFCTHLPNLPDSTAKEIYHFTLEKIQPRVISFEEQVASIRQHLASIYEKEEDWRNAAQVLVGIPLETGQKQYNVDYKLETYLKIARLYLEDDDPVQAEAYINRASLLQNESTNEQLQIHYKVCYARVLDYRRKFIEAAQRYNELSYKTIVHESERLEALKHALHCTILASAGQQRSRMLATLFKDERCQQLAAYGILEKMYLDRIIRGNQLQEFAAMLMPHQKATTADGSSILDRAVIEHNLLSASKLYNNITFEELGALLEIPAAKFILKHEKPYQHGINRYNHFVSK; encoded by the exons ATGGCGGCAGCCGTGCGGCAGGATTTGGCTCAGCTCATGAATTCAAGCGGCTCTCATAAAGATCTGGCGGGCAAGTATCGTCAGATCCTGGAAAAAGCTATTCAGTTATCTGGGGCAGAACAACTTGAAGCTTTGAAAGCCTTCGTGGAAGCAATGGTAAATGAGAATGTCAGCCTCGTGATCTCTCGACAGTTACTGACGGATTTCTGCACACATCTCCCTAACCTGCCGGACAGCACAGCCAAAGAAATATATCATTTCACCCTGGAAAAGATTCAGCCTCGAGTCATTTCGTTTGAGGAACAGGTTGCTTCAATAAGACAGCATCTTGCATCCATATATGAGAAAGAAGAAGATTGGAGAAATGCAGCTCAAGTGTTGGTGGGAATTCCTTTGGAAACAGGACAAAAACAGTACAATGTAGATTATAAACTGGAGACTTACCTGAAGATTGCTAGACTATATCTGGAGGATGATGATCCAGTCCAGGCAGAAGCTTACATAAATCGAGCATCATTGCTTCAGAATGAGTCGACTAATGAACAGTTACAGATACATTATAAGGTGTGCTATGCCCGTGTTCTTGATTATAGAAGAAAATTCATTGAAGCTGCGCAAAGGTACAATGAGCTCTCTTACAAGACAATAGTCCACGAAAGTGAAAGACTAGAGGCCTTAAAACATGCTTTGCACTGTACCATCCTAGCATCAGCAGGACAGCAGCGTTCTCGAATGCTAGCTACTCTTTTTAAGGATGAAAGGTGTCAGCAACTTGCTGCTTATGGGATCCTAGAGAAAATGTACCTAGATAGAATCATCAGAGGAAATCAACTTCAGGAATTTGCTGCCATGCTGATGCCCCACCAAAAAGCAACTACAGCTGATGGTTCCAGCATCTTGGACAGAGCTGTTATTGAACACAATTTATTGTCTGCAagcaaattatataataatattactTTTGAAGAACTTGGAGCTCTTTTAGAGATCCCTGCAGCTAAG TTCATTTTGAAACACGAGAAGCCCTACCAACATGGGATAAACAGATACAATCACTTTGTTTCCAAGTGA